One part of the Thiomicrospira cyclica ALM1 genome encodes these proteins:
- a CDS encoding sigma-54-dependent transcriptional regulator, whose amino-acid sequence MPGTLLIIDDEKDIRLLMKEIFDEEGYDVFLASNGTQGQQLWQEHRPDVIFLDIWMPDTDGLTLLKNMAHDQWLEHTTVIMMSGHGTIETAMEATRHGAYDFLEKPLSLAKVILTAERAFEHNRLKSENTAWRRQQPQNIMPIGKSKVIRELRDTIARLAKYTMPVLINGEAGVGKHLFAKALHNHSTRHQARITEVHALELSANLADWQLNSEQPSLLDPLKGGSLVVSHLDQLSSEAQNFLAQLIFAPNQQDSQSQKLTKLDLRVLCTTQQDLAPLVEQGQFREDLFKRLNVMPIQVPPLRQHLEDIPDLVTHFVEQAVSQEGLPKREFSPDDYAVLQQHTWPGNIRELKNLVQRLLIFGQTHQLTPAEIQQMLTEKHLQHYNEVQIDTGVPLKQAKEIFEAQYLKKLLLETQGNVSEAAKMAGLERTHLYRKLKSLDIDPKDPL is encoded by the coding sequence ATGCCTGGAACATTGCTAATTATTGATGATGAAAAAGACATTCGTCTATTAATGAAAGAAATTTTTGACGAAGAAGGCTATGACGTATTTTTAGCCAGCAATGGCACGCAAGGACAACAACTTTGGCAAGAGCATCGCCCCGATGTCATTTTTTTAGATATTTGGATGCCTGACACCGATGGGCTTACACTTCTAAAAAATATGGCACATGATCAATGGCTAGAGCATACCACTGTCATAATGATGTCTGGACACGGCACAATTGAAACTGCGATGGAGGCCACTCGACATGGCGCCTATGATTTTTTAGAAAAACCCCTTTCTTTAGCGAAAGTGATCTTAACCGCGGAGCGGGCGTTCGAGCATAATCGCCTAAAATCCGAAAACACCGCATGGCGACGTCAACAGCCACAAAACATCATGCCGATAGGCAAAAGTAAGGTCATTCGTGAATTACGCGATACCATTGCGCGTCTGGCAAAATATACGATGCCCGTGCTGATTAATGGCGAGGCCGGTGTTGGAAAGCACTTGTTTGCAAAAGCACTCCACAACCACTCGACCCGCCACCAAGCACGAATTACCGAAGTCCATGCCTTGGAGTTATCCGCAAACTTAGCCGATTGGCAACTCAATAGCGAGCAACCTAGCTTACTTGATCCACTAAAAGGCGGGAGCTTAGTGGTTTCTCATCTAGACCAGCTCAGTAGCGAGGCACAAAATTTTTTAGCCCAGTTGATCTTTGCACCCAATCAACAAGACAGCCAGTCGCAAAAATTGACCAAACTAGACCTGCGCGTTTTGTGCACAACACAACAGGACTTGGCGCCCCTGGTTGAGCAAGGACAATTTCGGGAAGACCTATTTAAACGCCTTAATGTTATGCCCATTCAAGTACCACCACTGCGCCAGCATTTAGAGGATATTCCTGACCTAGTCACACATTTTGTCGAACAAGCGGTATCCCAAGAAGGCCTGCCCAAACGAGAGTTTAGCCCGGATGATTATGCGGTATTACAACAACACACCTGGCCTGGTAACATTCGGGAATTAAAAAACCTAGTGCAACGACTACTCATTTTTGGCCAAACCCACCAATTAACACCGGCTGAAATTCAGCAAATGTTGACCGAGAAACATCTGCAACACTATAATGAAGTACAAATTGATACCGGCGTTCCACTTAAGCAGGCGAAAGAGATATTTGAAGCGCAGTATTTGAAAAAACTACTACTTGAAACCCAAGGCAACGTTAGCGAAGCTGCTAAAATGGCTGGCTTAGAGCGAACCCACCTCTACCGAAAACTTAAGAGCCTCGACATCGATCCAAAAGATCCTTTGTAG
- the trkA gene encoding Trk system potassium transporter TrkA: MNIIILGAGQVGSSLAELLVTDDNDITLVDLDNSHLQRLQDRLDIRTIHGHASHPDILIQAGLETADLLIAATQNDETNICACQIAHILQKSVTKIARVRGNSYLEHAELFDKTLNDNAIPIDVLISPEGLVTNYILQLIAYPGSLQVIDFADGRVRLVAMRAHNGGPLVGKKISELKHHLPSRLRFRIVAIYRHDEVVMPTGDVTIRVGDEVFFMAEPHDISQIVEEFRREKQKRARNIMIAGGGHIGFNLAKQLENSHQVKIIEHNITRAREIAEVLDRAIIINGDVADKDLLIEENIDEIDLFIAVTNQDEANIISSMLAKKLGVKRVIALVNNQSYLDLIHLNSIDIAISADRITTNNLLHYMRKGDTVKAFTLRRGTAEAMEVIVHGSENSSKIIGKRLIDVDWPQDITIGCIIRDNEVMLAHRDLVIEAEDHVILFLTDRSRTQQIAELFSPEQKRGWLR, encoded by the coding sequence ATGAACATAATCATCCTAGGCGCTGGTCAAGTTGGCTCCTCTCTTGCCGAACTATTAGTGACCGACGATAACGACATTACCCTTGTTGATTTAGACAATAGTCATCTACAACGCCTGCAAGATAGGCTTGATATTCGCACCATACATGGCCATGCGTCCCATCCAGACATTTTGATTCAAGCCGGTTTAGAAACCGCTGACTTATTAATCGCGGCAACGCAAAACGATGAAACCAATATTTGCGCCTGCCAAATTGCGCATATTCTGCAAAAAAGCGTCACTAAAATTGCCCGCGTTCGCGGCAATAGTTATCTTGAGCACGCGGAGCTGTTTGATAAAACGCTTAACGACAATGCGATACCTATTGATGTTTTGATTAGTCCGGAAGGTTTGGTTACCAACTATATCTTGCAACTCATCGCCTACCCAGGCTCTTTACAAGTCATTGATTTTGCTGATGGCCGAGTACGCCTTGTCGCCATGCGTGCACACAACGGTGGTCCACTCGTCGGTAAAAAAATATCAGAGCTGAAGCACCATTTACCAAGCCGATTGCGCTTTCGAATTGTCGCGATTTACCGCCATGATGAGGTCGTTATGCCGACTGGGGATGTGACCATTCGGGTTGGCGATGAGGTGTTTTTTATGGCCGAACCACACGATATTTCTCAAATCGTAGAAGAGTTTCGGCGTGAAAAACAAAAACGTGCACGCAATATCATGATTGCCGGGGGCGGGCACATTGGTTTTAACTTAGCCAAACAACTCGAGAACAGCCATCAAGTCAAAATTATTGAGCACAATATCACGCGAGCCAGAGAAATTGCCGAAGTTCTCGATCGCGCCATCATAATTAATGGCGATGTGGCAGATAAGGATCTACTAATTGAAGAAAATATTGATGAGATTGATCTTTTCATCGCGGTCACCAATCAAGATGAGGCCAACATTATCTCTTCCATGCTGGCTAAAAAGCTGGGCGTCAAACGCGTTATTGCGTTAGTGAACAACCAGTCTTACTTGGATCTAATTCACCTTAACTCCATTGATATTGCCATTTCAGCCGATCGCATCACGACCAATAACCTACTGCACTATATGCGTAAGGGTGATACCGTAAAAGCGTTTACGCTGAGGAGAGGTACAGCAGAGGCGATGGAGGTTATTGTCCATGGCAGTGAAAACTCCTCAAAGATTATTGGCAAACGCCTAATTGATGTCGACTGGCCACAAGACATTACCATTGGTTGTATTATTCGTGATAACGAGGTGATGCTGGCGCATCGAGACTTGGTTATTGAAGCCGAAGATCATGTCATTTTATTTTTAACCGATCGTAGTCGCACCCAACAGATTGCGGAGCTTTTTTCGCCCGAACAAAAACGAGGCTGGTTGCGCTAA
- a CDS encoding TrkH family potassium uptake protein yields the protein MQNSMIIKILGLLLMVYSVTLVPPIIIALIYQDGAHWAFASALVITLLAGLLLWYPNRRERRELKIRDGFIVVVMFWTALGLVGALPLVLEEEVPISITDAVFESFSGLTTTGATILSGLDTMPHAILWYRQQLQWLGGMGIIVLAVAILPMLGIGGMQLYRAEMPGPTKDNKIAPRISETAKTLWLIYVALTVACAAAYKLAGMNWFDAIGHSFSTVAIGGFSTHDASMGYFDSALIEAIAIFFMFLAGANFALHFRAFRTLEVRTYITDPEFKTYTSVLIIGILISTGYLYWQAVYPSWGEALRYGSFMTVSIATTTGFGNADFATWPGFLPVMLILMSFIGGSAGSTGGGIKVIRFLLLLKQGVREVQRLMHPNALMPVKLNGRAISERVMSSVWGFFALYVATFAVILLLLMAFGMDQVTAFSATAATLNNLGPGLGEVADNFGQINDPQKWILTLSMLLGRLEIFTLLVILTRSFWRA from the coding sequence ATGCAAAACTCAATGATTATCAAAATTTTGGGTTTACTGCTGATGGTGTATAGCGTGACCCTTGTGCCTCCGATCATCATTGCGCTCATTTACCAAGATGGCGCGCATTGGGCGTTTGCATCAGCCTTGGTTATCACTCTATTAGCAGGCCTGCTGCTCTGGTATCCTAATCGCCGGGAAAGACGCGAACTCAAAATTCGAGATGGCTTTATTGTGGTGGTGATGTTTTGGACCGCACTTGGATTGGTGGGGGCGCTCCCGCTGGTGCTCGAAGAAGAGGTTCCAATCAGTATTACCGATGCCGTTTTTGAATCCTTTTCTGGCTTGACCACCACAGGTGCGACTATATTAAGCGGTCTGGATACCATGCCACATGCGATTTTATGGTATCGCCAACAATTACAATGGCTAGGCGGGATGGGGATTATCGTATTAGCCGTAGCCATTCTGCCGATGCTGGGCATTGGGGGGATGCAGCTGTATCGTGCTGAAATGCCGGGGCCAACCAAGGATAATAAAATCGCCCCGCGTATTTCAGAAACGGCTAAGACCCTCTGGCTTATTTATGTCGCGCTCACCGTTGCTTGTGCCGCGGCCTATAAACTCGCCGGGATGAATTGGTTTGATGCGATTGGACACAGCTTTTCAACCGTTGCTATTGGTGGCTTCTCAACCCACGATGCCAGTATGGGCTATTTTGACAGTGCTCTAATTGAAGCGATTGCGATATTTTTTATGTTTCTAGCTGGCGCAAACTTTGCCCTGCATTTTCGGGCTTTTCGTACCCTAGAGGTGCGTACCTACATTACCGACCCTGAATTTAAGACCTACACCAGTGTGTTAATTATTGGTATTTTAATAAGCACGGGCTACTTGTATTGGCAAGCAGTTTACCCAAGCTGGGGCGAAGCCTTGCGCTACGGAAGCTTCATGACCGTGTCGATTGCAACCACAACGGGCTTTGGGAATGCCGACTTTGCAACCTGGCCAGGTTTTTTACCCGTCATGTTGATTCTGATGAGCTTTATTGGCGGCAGTGCCGGTTCAACCGGCGGCGGGATTAAGGTTATTCGCTTCTTGCTGTTATTGAAACAGGGGGTGCGCGAGGTGCAACGATTAATGCATCCGAATGCACTCATGCCCGTGAAATTGAATGGAAGGGCTATTTCAGAACGGGTTATGTCGTCTGTTTGGGGTTTCTTTGCACTCTATGTTGCCACCTTTGCGGTCATTCTATTACTACTGATGGCATTTGGTATGGATCAAGTTACCGCATTTTCAGCCACAGCGGCGACCTTAAACAATCTAGGGCCCGGTTTAGGTGAAGTTGCTGATAACTTTGGGCAGATCAATGACCCGCAAAAATGGATCTTAACGCTGTCAATGCTGCTGGGGCGTTTAGAAATCTTTACGCTATTGGTTATTCTAACCCGCAGCTTCTGGCGCGCTTAG
- the ccoS gene encoding cbb3-type cytochrome oxidase assembly protein CcoS encodes MEIIYITIPLVLVVGALVVAVFILMAKSGQFDDMDGAAHRMLMEEDVSADAQEAAGGKKVVMPGDPKKNSQS; translated from the coding sequence TTGGAAATTATTTATATCACCATCCCCTTGGTATTGGTTGTTGGTGCTTTAGTGGTAGCGGTCTTTATCTTGATGGCAAAAAGTGGTCAATTTGACGATATGGATGGCGCGGCCCATCGAATGTTAATGGAAGAAGATGTTTCCGCTGATGCGCAGGAAGCCGCTGGTGGTAAGAAAGTGGTTATGCCGGGTGACCCAAAAAAGAACTCTCAGTCCTAA
- a CDS encoding heavy metal translocating P-type ATPase: MSGCYHCGQAIPPGEKVVRSIEGHERDFCCHGCGSVCETIHAAGLASFYKLSPDTQRPVAPDLKQLASADFYDYDEVQADFIKQKGKQREVTLMSDSIHCAACIWLIEHSLAKVEGISYANVNFTNKQIKLRWDQQQVKLSTILKELARIGYEARPYDAAESEQAYRKANRDLLYRIGFAGFALMNSMWFSVALYTGAQDDSAYRIYFYWMLFFLAGVTLVYSAQPFLKGAWQGLKAKTLGMDFSITLGLLVTFIYSTWVMLHPEEFGRAFFGTVIDLTFLLLIGRYLEAISKNRALDATKRLMDLQPKMARKWLEGEEQITPVSRLKLGDFVRVKPGEKFPVDGLVVVGQGSVNESMLSGESREVYKQPGDQVAAGTINLDGSLEVRVEATLADTKLGQIIHLVSDAQGSKAGIQCTAEKIMPWFVTVTVSLAVAAFVFWYWQAGIEVAVLAGTAVLIITCPCALGLATPMAMAVAAGVSAKNGILIKNTVVLETLNEVDHIVFDKTGTLTQGKMAWVDQAWLADIDVTEVVSVMAKIEQQSEHSLAQAIMDYANQHAPQWNRQILCDDFKAWPGQGVSARVQQQAWYLGTQKWLEAQGLVCPEQLITHSEQQAQMGRTSMWVARDQQVLGVVFIEDQLRPDAILLIQRLKARGKALTILSGDRYEVAQAVAKQLGGMNVIAEVMPEDKSQVIADLQAQGQQVAMVGDGINDAPALSRANVGIAMGSGTDVSMDSADIVLLHSRLLAIDTAFDLAKRTLKTVKENIAISIAYNITMVPLAMAAMLTPIIASITMPLSGLVVILNAMRIRRFYKDGQPRNPRFVGDSVTDIKQEV; encoded by the coding sequence ATGTCAGGTTGTTATCATTGCGGACAGGCGATTCCACCTGGTGAAAAGGTGGTTCGGTCTATTGAGGGTCACGAACGTGATTTTTGTTGTCACGGGTGTGGCTCTGTCTGTGAAACCATTCATGCCGCTGGCTTAGCCAGCTTTTATAAATTATCTCCCGACACGCAACGCCCTGTTGCTCCCGATCTTAAGCAACTAGCCTCCGCTGACTTTTACGATTATGACGAAGTTCAAGCCGACTTTATTAAGCAAAAAGGAAAGCAGCGCGAAGTCACACTTATGTCTGACTCCATTCACTGTGCCGCCTGTATCTGGCTCATTGAACATTCACTTGCCAAGGTCGAGGGTATTAGTTATGCCAACGTTAACTTTACTAACAAGCAAATAAAACTTCGTTGGGATCAACAGCAGGTTAAGTTATCAACTATTCTCAAGGAACTCGCCAGAATTGGTTACGAGGCGCGTCCCTATGATGCTGCTGAGAGTGAGCAGGCTTATCGCAAAGCAAATCGAGATTTGCTTTACCGCATAGGTTTTGCTGGTTTTGCCTTGATGAACTCGATGTGGTTTTCTGTTGCGCTCTATACCGGTGCACAGGATGATTCGGCGTATCGTATCTATTTCTATTGGATGTTGTTTTTTCTAGCTGGGGTTACGCTGGTTTACTCTGCTCAGCCGTTTTTAAAAGGCGCCTGGCAAGGTTTAAAAGCCAAAACCTTGGGTATGGATTTTTCGATAACACTGGGACTACTGGTTACTTTTATCTATTCAACCTGGGTGATGCTTCATCCAGAGGAGTTTGGTCGTGCCTTCTTTGGCACGGTTATAGATTTAACCTTCTTACTATTGATTGGCCGTTATCTAGAAGCGATATCTAAAAATCGAGCCCTAGATGCCACAAAACGTTTAATGGACTTGCAACCTAAAATGGCTCGCAAATGGCTTGAGGGTGAGGAGCAGATTACACCGGTTAGTCGATTAAAGCTCGGCGATTTTGTGCGGGTTAAACCTGGGGAAAAGTTTCCGGTTGATGGACTGGTTGTGGTCGGGCAGGGCAGTGTCAATGAATCTATGTTAAGTGGTGAGTCACGTGAAGTCTACAAGCAACCGGGTGACCAGGTAGCGGCAGGTACTATTAACCTAGATGGCAGTTTAGAAGTTCGAGTAGAAGCCACGCTCGCAGACACCAAGCTAGGACAAATCATTCATCTGGTATCCGATGCGCAAGGCTCTAAAGCCGGTATTCAATGCACCGCTGAAAAAATTATGCCTTGGTTTGTAACCGTGACGGTATCTCTAGCCGTTGCGGCCTTTGTGTTTTGGTATTGGCAAGCCGGTATCGAGGTAGCGGTTTTGGCAGGTACTGCAGTGCTAATTATCACCTGTCCCTGTGCTCTTGGTCTCGCCACGCCGATGGCTATGGCCGTTGCGGCGGGGGTGTCAGCCAAAAATGGTATTTTGATCAAAAATACCGTGGTACTAGAAACCTTGAATGAGGTCGATCATATTGTCTTTGATAAAACCGGAACCTTAACGCAAGGCAAGATGGCGTGGGTTGACCAGGCCTGGTTAGCCGATATCGATGTTACTGAAGTAGTCAGCGTAATGGCTAAAATCGAGCAGCAATCTGAGCATAGTTTGGCACAAGCGATTATGGATTATGCTAATCAGCATGCGCCACAGTGGAATCGACAAATCTTGTGTGACGATTTTAAAGCCTGGCCAGGTCAGGGAGTGTCGGCAAGGGTACAGCAGCAGGCCTGGTATTTAGGGACTCAAAAATGGCTTGAAGCGCAAGGCTTGGTCTGCCCAGAACAACTCATTACACATTCAGAGCAACAGGCTCAGATGGGTCGCACGAGTATGTGGGTGGCGCGAGATCAACAGGTGTTGGGTGTGGTGTTTATTGAAGATCAGCTTCGTCCCGATGCGATTCTTTTAATCCAGCGTTTAAAAGCGCGAGGAAAAGCGTTAACCATTTTAAGTGGCGATCGCTATGAAGTCGCTCAAGCCGTTGCGAAACAGCTGGGCGGTATGAATGTCATCGCTGAGGTTATGCCGGAAGATAAAAGCCAAGTTATTGCGGATTTGCAAGCACAGGGGCAACAGGTGGCTATGGTCGGTGATGGCATTAATGATGCACCGGCACTCAGTCGTGCCAATGTAGGTATTGCCATGGGTAGTGGTACAGATGTGTCGATGGATTCAGCCGATATTGTGCTACTACACAGTCGCCTGTTGGCGATTGATACGGCCTTTGATTTAGCGAAGAGAACCCTCAAAACGGTAAAAGAAAACATCGCGATATCAATCGCTTATAATATTACGATGGTGCCTTTAGCTATGGCCGCTATGTTGACCCCAATAATCGCCTCGATTACTATGCCATTGAGCGGTTTAGTGGTGATACTTAATGCCATGCGGATTAGGCGCTTTTACAAGGATGGTCAGCCACGCAACCCACGCTTTGTTGGGGATAGCGTGACTGACATAAAGCAAGAGGTGTAA
- a CDS encoding FixH family protein, whose product MTKKIDKRDWSKPWKNPIVLMWFGVLMAVLMTNFFMVGMAISTNPGLVIDNAYERGKNHASIIAHRQEMERMGWQLRVDMPVLTVGKSERVTLDILDRDNRPFDVDSATLYFYRPSDRNLDGELVFQSAGASGQYLADFELPVKGKWDLIVEVVKGDKHYSIGRSIMVQSDS is encoded by the coding sequence ATGACAAAGAAGATTGATAAACGCGATTGGAGCAAACCTTGGAAAAACCCAATCGTTTTAATGTGGTTTGGTGTACTAATGGCAGTATTAATGACTAACTTTTTCATGGTCGGTATGGCGATTTCAACAAATCCAGGACTGGTCATTGACAATGCCTATGAGCGTGGTAAAAACCATGCCTCTATCATAGCGCATCGCCAAGAAATGGAGCGAATGGGTTGGCAATTACGCGTTGATATGCCGGTATTAACCGTTGGCAAGTCGGAACGCGTTACGCTGGATATTTTAGATCGAGATAACCGGCCATTTGATGTCGATTCTGCAACTCTCTACTTTTATCGCCCATCCGACAGAAATCTTGATGGCGAACTCGTTTTTCAATCAGCCGGCGCGTCAGGTCAGTATCTTGCTGACTTCGAGTTACCGGTTAAGGGTAAGTGGGATTTAATCGTCGAAGTTGTAAAAGGTGATAAACATTACAGCATAGGCCGCTCAATTATGGTTCAGTCTGACTCCTAA
- the ccoG gene encoding cytochrome c oxidase accessory protein CcoG produces the protein MSEHNKEAYRPNIHTGSVLDDVSVQSKTLDDIGVEILPIHAGGTIHAKRIPGRFRTLKWIAASFWLLLFFGPYLRWDGRQAVLWDIGNRQFHIFGITVLPQDIWLLAMILLFFALFLAAATAIAGRVWCGFFCFHTVWVDVYTWLEEKLEGKPAKRIKMDAAPFSMQKLKVKLPKHLIWLFIAFMTGFSFVAYFTDAFQLWIRLFYFQLGYYEFAIIAVLMVLTYLIAGFMREQVCIGFCPYSRIQGAMTDTETVLPTYDRDRGEPRGRQRRVKSGEEAEPLGDCIDCRMCVDVCPTGVDIRLGQQFGCITCGLCIDACDEIMTKVNKPKGLIRYAALNEFAGKALPPIWRRPRVVVYSSIMGIAAAALLWGLMNMSPMDVTVLKARAPLFVQMSDGSIQNRYDVKVVNKTNDVMRAQVEVFGHDDLLALPDRVAEVDPGNVATIGLFIRIPRSEVTQVSTPITVRVTDLNNPSTVVNYQAVFHGPAQ, from the coding sequence ATGTCAGAGCATAACAAAGAAGCGTATCGTCCTAATATTCACACAGGATCAGTGCTGGATGATGTTTCGGTACAGTCCAAAACATTGGATGATATTGGTGTTGAAATTTTACCAATTCATGCAGGGGGGACGATACACGCTAAGCGGATTCCAGGCCGATTTCGTACTCTAAAGTGGATTGCGGCATCTTTCTGGTTGTTATTATTCTTTGGCCCTTACTTACGCTGGGATGGTCGTCAGGCAGTTCTTTGGGACATTGGTAATCGACAATTCCATATTTTTGGCATCACAGTTTTGCCACAAGATATTTGGCTACTTGCGATGATATTGTTGTTTTTTGCGCTGTTTCTGGCCGCTGCAACGGCCATTGCTGGGCGAGTTTGGTGTGGCTTTTTCTGTTTTCATACTGTGTGGGTTGATGTTTATACCTGGCTTGAAGAAAAGCTAGAAGGTAAACCTGCTAAGCGTATTAAGATGGATGCGGCACCCTTTAGCATGCAAAAACTCAAAGTTAAGTTACCAAAGCACTTAATTTGGTTGTTTATTGCCTTTATGACCGGTTTTAGTTTTGTGGCTTACTTTACGGATGCTTTTCAGTTATGGATTAGACTTTTTTATTTCCAACTTGGTTATTATGAATTTGCGATAATTGCAGTTTTAATGGTTTTAACTTACTTGATTGCTGGCTTTATGCGGGAACAAGTTTGTATTGGATTTTGTCCCTATTCTCGAATCCAAGGTGCAATGACCGATACGGAAACGGTATTACCAACCTATGATCGAGACCGTGGTGAACCTCGAGGACGTCAGCGTCGAGTAAAATCGGGTGAAGAAGCAGAGCCTTTAGGCGATTGTATTGATTGTCGTATGTGTGTTGATGTTTGCCCAACAGGGGTTGATATTCGTTTAGGACAGCAGTTTGGTTGTATTACCTGTGGGTTGTGCATAGACGCCTGTGACGAGATTATGACGAAAGTGAATAAGCCGAAGGGTTTAATTCGCTATGCGGCACTTAATGAATTTGCTGGAAAGGCATTGCCGCCGATTTGGCGACGTCCGCGGGTAGTTGTTTATTCTTCTATTATGGGTATTGCGGCGGCTGCGCTCTTATGGGGCTTAATGAATATGTCGCCAATGGATGTGACGGTGTTGAAGGCACGTGCACCCTTATTCGTTCAAATGAGTGATGGTTCCATTCAAAACCGTTATGACGTAAAAGTCGTTAATAAAACCAATGATGTTATGCGTGCGCAGGTTGAGGTGTTTGGACATGATGACTTGCTCGCATTACCCGACAGGGTCGCCGAGGTGGATCCTGGTAATGTTGCAACGATAGGTTTATTTATTCGTATTCCACGCAGTGAAGTAACCCAGGTTTCAACGCCCATTACTGTTCGCGTGACGGATCTAAATAATCCGAGTACGGTTGTAAATTACCAAGCGGTATTTCACGGTCCCGCTCAATAG
- the ccoP gene encoding cytochrome-c oxidase, cbb3-type subunit III, with protein sequence MTQHNPWPDEGNTGHIWDDDIRELDNPPPLWWMLAFYAGFVAIIFYVIYYPAIPWVSSHSKGVAGWTQIEEYHQDFQVLNDWRQRTFAAEEEQLRALDVTEIIQDDNLRAYAINTSRVIFSDYCMACHGAEGSGNPNFPILANDDWLWGGSVKAIEAAMINGRVGNMPARGMMGNLTDEEVIEVAKYSIALSEGNPEAEEFAVGKALYNGKGMCMACHGPAGKPLAPNGAANLANEINRFQGVPDNLQASRIDSYIHTIKYGVNVRDGGAYLANTRRAEMPSFKERLPDAEVNIKRLAVYVHSLGGGE encoded by the coding sequence ATGACACAACATAATCCATGGCCAGATGAAGGAAATACTGGGCACATTTGGGATGATGACATCCGCGAATTGGACAATCCACCACCCTTATGGTGGATGTTAGCCTTTTATGCGGGTTTCGTTGCTATCATTTTTTACGTGATTTATTACCCGGCGATTCCATGGGTTAGCTCACATTCTAAAGGGGTCGCTGGTTGGACTCAGATAGAAGAGTACCATCAAGATTTTCAGGTTTTGAATGACTGGCGCCAGCGAACCTTTGCAGCGGAAGAAGAGCAGTTGCGTGCATTAGATGTCACTGAAATTATTCAAGACGACAACCTTCGTGCCTATGCGATTAATACGTCAAGAGTTATATTCTCTGACTACTGTATGGCCTGCCATGGCGCCGAGGGTTCAGGTAACCCAAACTTTCCAATCCTAGCAAATGACGATTGGTTGTGGGGTGGTTCAGTTAAAGCAATTGAAGCGGCGATGATCAATGGTCGTGTTGGTAATATGCCAGCACGCGGTATGATGGGTAATCTTACCGATGAAGAGGTGATTGAAGTTGCTAAATACTCAATCGCTCTGTCTGAAGGTAATCCAGAGGCTGAAGAATTTGCGGTTGGCAAAGCCTTGTATAATGGTAAGGGTATGTGTATGGCTTGCCATGGCCCTGCTGGTAAGCCGCTAGCTCCAAATGGTGCCGCGAACCTGGCTAATGAAATTAACCGCTTCCAAGGTGTGCCTGATAACCTGCAAGCCAGTCGCATAGATTCTTATATTCACACAATCAAATATGGTGTAAACGTTCGCGATGGTGGTGCATATTTAGCAAATACCCGCCGTGCAGAAATGCCTTCTTTTAAAGAACGTTTACCTGATGCGGAAGTGAACATTAAGCGTTTAGCAGTCTATGTTCATTCTTTGGGCGGTGGTGAGTGA
- the ccoO gene encoding cytochrome-c oxidase, cbb3-type subunit II: MARGVGGEDKPKNLQDRFERNIFALMIATAFAVSIAGIVQIVPLFYLKSAVDYTEKVDQFGNIKNEKFPELVWQREFVMDENGRVVLAPGSENKRLIFKREDGSWGSDWKAGDGVRPYTPLELAGRDIYLREGCYICHSQMIRPFRDERERYGHFSLATESIYDHPFQWGSKRTGPDLARVGGKYSDEWHIMHLIRPKDMIPESIMPAYPWLAERSIEGYFFGMTRDMQARLRAMRRIGVPYTDDEIEMAQEHVKGKTEMDAIVAYMQVLGTMVTLDDSKVYRE; the protein is encoded by the coding sequence ATGGCAAGAGGTGTCGGTGGTGAAGACAAACCCAAGAACCTACAAGACCGATTTGAGCGAAATATTTTTGCGCTAATGATTGCGACTGCTTTTGCAGTGTCAATTGCCGGTATCGTTCAGATCGTTCCATTGTTTTATTTGAAGTCAGCAGTTGACTACACGGAGAAGGTTGACCAGTTTGGTAACATTAAGAATGAAAAGTTCCCAGAGCTTGTGTGGCAGCGTGAATTCGTAATGGATGAAAATGGTCGGGTAGTATTGGCTCCTGGTAGTGAGAATAAGCGCCTAATCTTCAAGCGTGAAGATGGTAGTTGGGGATCTGATTGGAAGGCGGGCGATGGTGTGCGTCCTTACACACCATTAGAGTTGGCTGGACGTGATATTTACCTTCGCGAAGGTTGCTATATCTGTCACTCTCAGATGATTCGTCCATTCCGTGATGAGCGTGAACGTTATGGTCATTTTTCATTGGCAACCGAGTCAATTTATGACCATCCTTTTCAGTGGGGCTCAAAGCGTACGGGCCCAGATCTGGCACGTGTAGGGGGCAAGTATTCTGATGAGTGGCATATTATGCACCTTATTCGCCCAAAGGACATGATTCCTGAGTCAATCATGCCAGCTTACCCATGGCTTGCTGAAAGAAGTATTGAAGGTTATTTCTTTGGTATGACCCGTGACATGCAGGCTCGTTTGCGTGCCATGCGTCGCATTGGTGTGCCATACACTGATGACGAAATCGAAATGGCGCAAGAGCATGTAAAAGGTAAAACTGAAATGGATGCCATTGTCGCTTATATGCAAGTCTTAGGCACAATGGTTACACTAGACGATAGTAAGGTTTACCGTGAGTAA